TTCGCTCTTGCCATAGACGTCGAGCACTTTCGGCGCGTAATCATCGAGGTCGAGCGCGGGCGCGCCCTTCACATCCTTTTCGAGCGATGTCAGATCGGCAAGCAACGGAGCAAGATCGCTCTTCCATTGATAGACGAACAGGCTGACGTCGTAAGCGTTGGTGCCGCTCGTCCAGTCCAGCATCAGTTTGGCGTAGTGATCGCTTGGCGCCACGCGGGTCACATTGAGCTTGATGCCTGTCGCCTGTGTGAACTCATCGCCGAGCTGCACGGTGGAATCGAAAGGCGGGCTGGTGCGTGACATGACATTGAGCGTCATGCCTGAATAGGTCTTTGGCAATTCCTGCGCGCGAAGCGATGCCATTCCGCTGACAAGGCCTGCGGCGACGCCGCTGAGAGCCAATTTCCGCCTGTTGACATCAATCATGGCAATCCTCCCTTGTTTTCAATTCATCCTGATGTTGTTCGCTATCCCTTCACGGCGCCCATGGTCAGGCCGCGCACCAGATATTTCTGCATGATCACGGCGAACGCCACGACGGGCGTTGAAATCATCACTGCGGCGGCACCGATAGCGCCCCACTGCACGCCATATTCATTGCGGAAACCGATGACGGCGAGCGGCGACGTCGCCGCGTCGGATTGCGTCAGCGCCAGCGCGAACAGGAACTCGTTCCACGCTCCGATGAACACGAACACGCTTGTCGCGACGAGGCCGCCCGTCACAAGTGGCAGGACGACTCTCGCGAAGACCTGCCATTCCGAGCAGCCGTCGACGATCGCCGCTTCGCGCAACTCTGCAGGAATCTCGCGAAAGAAGCCGCGCAGCAGCCAAACGGCGAAGGGAAGATTGAATGCGCTGTAGACGATGACCAAAGTCGTGCGTCGATCAAGCAGTCCCGCCTTCGCGGCGGCGAGATAGAGGGGGATCAGGATCGCGACGCCGGGAACCATGCGCGCGATCAACACCGATGCGAGAAAGACGCGACTTCGTTTGTTCAGCATCGCCAGGGAATAGGCCGCCGGCGCGGCGAGACAGACGACGAGGACCGTTGTCGGCGTGGCGGTCAAGATGCTGTTGATGAGATATTTCTGGAACTGGCTTTCGATGAAGATGGTGCGGAAGCCATCGAGCGTCGGCGCAAAGATGAATTTCTTCGCCAGCGTGTCGATCGGATTGCGGAACGCCGTCAGCACCATCCAGGTGTAGGGAAAGAGATAGAGAAGCGCGATCACGATCCACAGCAGCGTGAACGCCATTTTGCGCATGGAGGGACCGCCGGTTTGCATCAGCGCTCCGCCATGGCGTTCTTGAAGAGGCGATAGAGCAGAGGGGAGCTCGCGACGAGGACGATCACGACGAAGATCCAGGCGATCGCCGTCGTGCGGCCTATGTCGAACGCGGAAAAGCCCGTCTTGTAAGCGAAAATCGTGATTGTCGTAGTGCGGGCGCCGGGACCGCCGCCGGTCAGCAGCCAGATCTTGTCGAA
This sequence is a window from Terrirubrum flagellatum. Protein-coding genes within it:
- a CDS encoding carbohydrate ABC transporter permease; protein product: MQTGGPSMRKMAFTLLWIVIALLYLFPYTWMVLTAFRNPIDTLAKKFIFAPTLDGFRTIFIESQFQKYLINSILTATPTTVLVVCLAAPAAYSLAMLNKRSRVFLASVLIARMVPGVAILIPLYLAAAKAGLLDRRTTLVIVYSAFNLPFAVWLLRGFFREIPAELREAAIVDGCSEWQVFARVVLPLVTGGLVATSVFVFIGAWNEFLFALALTQSDAATSPLAVIGFRNEYGVQWGAIGAAAVMISTPVVAFAVIMQKYLVRGLTMGAVKG